The proteins below come from a single Salinilacihabitans rarus genomic window:
- a CDS encoding HAD family hydrolase has protein sequence MTDDEPADERARGVDGAAATPPDGWTAVFWDVGGVILDLDSVGAAHRRFVERLVAERDLDATVDDALETWRRTVGDYFRARDGTEFRPAREGYARGVAAVAGREVPAAEWRPLFERVAAEAIEPVPGAVEAVERLAARDLHVGVVSDVDADEGRRILETFGVREAFDSITTSEEVGRTKPDPAMFETALDRAGVAPGRSLMVGDRYEHDAAGAAALGMRTATLGDEDGPAVDYRLDSPLEVLEIVDGASDA, from the coding sequence GTGACGGACGACGAACCCGCAGACGAACGCGCGCGAGGGGTCGACGGTGCCGCGGCCACACCCCCCGACGGCTGGACGGCGGTCTTCTGGGACGTCGGCGGGGTGATCCTCGACCTCGACTCCGTCGGCGCGGCCCACCGGCGGTTCGTCGAGCGCCTCGTCGCGGAGCGCGACCTCGACGCGACGGTCGACGACGCCCTCGAGACGTGGCGCCGGACCGTCGGCGACTACTTCCGCGCCCGCGACGGCACCGAGTTCCGCCCCGCCCGCGAGGGGTACGCGCGAGGCGTCGCCGCCGTCGCCGGGCGCGAGGTTCCCGCCGCGGAGTGGCGCCCCCTGTTCGAGCGGGTCGCCGCCGAGGCGATCGAACCGGTCCCCGGCGCGGTCGAGGCGGTCGAGCGCCTCGCCGCGCGTGACCTCCACGTCGGCGTCGTCAGCGACGTCGACGCCGACGAGGGCCGGCGCATCCTGGAGACGTTCGGCGTCCGCGAGGCGTTCGACTCGATCACCACCTCCGAGGAGGTCGGCCGCACGAAACCCGACCCCGCGATGTTCGAGACGGCGCTCGACCGCGCGGGCGTCGCCCCCGGGCGGTCGCTGATGGTCGGCGACCGCTACGAACACGACGCGGCCGGCGCCGCCGCCCTGGGGATGCGGACGGCGACGCTGGGCGACGAGGACGGCCCCGCCGTCGACTACCGACTCGACTCGCCGCTGGAGGTACTCGAAATCGTCGACGGCGCGTCGGACGCGTGA
- a CDS encoding AIR synthase family protein, with protein sequence MPGKVAPDDLLAHVFGRTGAADETVLQGPAEGEDAAAIDWPGGTLVVSSDPISLAASQVGTLGVHVACNDVAASGADPRWLTAVIMLPEEGVLDSITRDLDAAAREVGATIVGGHSEYVDALSRPLVSLTAMGATDRFVPTGGAEPGDRVLLTKAAGVEGSAILAADFGDDLGVADDVRERAEGFLSEISVVPDARIVREYATAMHDPTEGGVAAGLLELARASGVRIAVDRDDVPVRAATRTLCAAAGVDPLRIFGSGALLATVPASAVDDCLDALADAGIEAAEIGAVREGDPVLDLDGETVADPVEDDLYPLWAAADADE encoded by the coding sequence ATGCCCGGGAAGGTAGCTCCCGACGACCTGCTCGCACACGTCTTCGGCCGGACGGGCGCGGCCGACGAGACGGTGTTGCAGGGCCCCGCCGAGGGCGAGGACGCGGCGGCGATCGACTGGCCCGGCGGGACGCTCGTGGTCAGTTCGGACCCCATCTCGCTTGCGGCCTCGCAGGTGGGCACCCTCGGCGTCCACGTCGCCTGCAACGACGTCGCGGCCTCCGGGGCGGACCCGCGCTGGCTGACGGCCGTCATCATGCTCCCCGAGGAGGGGGTCCTCGACTCGATCACGCGCGACCTCGACGCCGCCGCCCGCGAGGTCGGCGCGACGATCGTCGGCGGCCACTCCGAGTACGTCGACGCGCTCTCGCGGCCGCTGGTCTCGCTGACGGCGATGGGCGCGACCGACCGGTTCGTCCCCACCGGCGGCGCCGAACCCGGGGACCGCGTCCTGCTGACGAAGGCCGCCGGCGTCGAGGGGTCGGCCATCCTCGCGGCCGACTTCGGCGACGACCTCGGGGTCGCCGACGACGTCCGCGAGCGCGCTGAAGGGTTCCTCTCCGAGATCAGCGTCGTCCCCGACGCCCGAATCGTCCGCGAGTACGCGACGGCGATGCACGACCCGACCGAGGGCGGCGTCGCCGCCGGCCTGCTCGAACTCGCCCGCGCCTCGGGGGTCCGGATCGCGGTCGACCGCGACGACGTCCCGGTGCGCGCGGCGACGCGGACGCTCTGTGCCGCCGCCGGCGTCGACCCGCTGCGGATCTTCGGCTCCGGCGCGCTGCTGGCGACCGTCCCCGCGTCGGCGGTCGACGACTGCCTCGACGCCCTCGCCGACGCGGGGATCGAGGCCGCCGAGATCGGCGCCGTCCGCGAGGGCGACCCGGTCCTCGACCTCGACGGCGAGACGGTCGCCGACCCCGTCGAGGACGACCTCTACCCGCTGTGGGCGGCGGCCGACGCCGACGAGTGA
- a CDS encoding potassium channel family protein yields MSPVRRRMLQYLGLVALTTAAYTLAYNYGMAAWEGEPQPLYHSLEIVFQTFTTTGYGEDAGWETPQMHLLVISMMLAGIGLILTGVDIFAIPWLREALSVSPPTTAPDAADHVVLCGFSPRGRAFVEELQSKDYEYVVVEPDHDRALELSADHPVVHGDPQSPAVLGNAGIDEARAVVADSADDANASIVLSAREVDPDARVITLVEDPDLARYHRAAGADEVLSPRRLLGESLASQIPTAVTTSVDDAVEIGEDFGLIELTLTADSDLCDEQFSDARIRERFSLNVIGAWFDGDFESPVDPAETLTAGTTLLVAGEPDRLAEFREETTAPVRPFAPRQAIVAGFGQTGAAAYAVLEPTGTEITVLDREAGEEVDVVGDARDPDVLTEAGIEGASALLLGLGDDTTAVFATLIARDLNPDVEIVVRANDESNVRRLYRAGADYVQSLATVSGRMLASTVFEDEEVLAYDTRIQVVRVPADGLSGWTIVEADVRARTGATVLGVVTDGETITDFDPGSLRIEADDELVLAGTDESVAEFDRIFGA; encoded by the coding sequence ATGTCTCCGGTCAGACGGCGGATGCTCCAGTACCTCGGACTGGTCGCGCTGACGACGGCCGCCTACACGCTCGCGTACAACTACGGGATGGCGGCGTGGGAGGGGGAGCCGCAACCGCTCTACCACTCGCTCGAAATCGTCTTCCAGACGTTCACCACCACGGGCTACGGCGAGGACGCGGGCTGGGAGACCCCCCAGATGCACCTGCTCGTGATCAGCATGATGCTGGCCGGGATCGGACTCATCCTGACCGGGGTCGACATCTTCGCCATCCCGTGGCTCCGGGAGGCCCTCTCGGTGTCGCCGCCGACGACCGCGCCCGACGCCGCCGACCACGTGGTGCTCTGCGGGTTCTCCCCGCGCGGTCGGGCGTTCGTCGAGGAACTGCAGTCGAAAGACTACGAGTACGTCGTCGTCGAACCGGATCACGACCGCGCCCTCGAGTTGAGCGCCGACCACCCCGTCGTCCACGGCGACCCGCAGTCGCCCGCGGTCCTCGGGAACGCGGGCATCGACGAGGCGCGGGCCGTCGTCGCCGACTCGGCCGACGACGCGAACGCGAGCATCGTCCTGTCGGCCCGGGAGGTCGACCCCGACGCGCGCGTCATCACGCTCGTCGAGGACCCGGACCTCGCGCGCTACCACCGCGCCGCCGGCGCCGACGAGGTGCTCTCGCCGCGACGGCTCCTCGGCGAGAGCCTCGCGAGCCAGATTCCGACCGCCGTCACCACGTCCGTCGACGACGCCGTCGAGATCGGGGAGGACTTCGGGCTGATCGAACTGACCCTGACCGCCGACAGCGACCTCTGTGACGAGCAGTTCTCCGACGCACGGATTCGGGAGCGGTTCAGCCTCAACGTGATCGGCGCGTGGTTCGACGGCGACTTCGAGAGCCCGGTCGACCCCGCGGAGACGCTGACGGCCGGGACGACCCTGCTGGTGGCCGGCGAACCCGATCGGCTCGCCGAGTTCCGCGAGGAGACGACCGCGCCCGTCCGCCCGTTCGCGCCGCGGCAGGCGATCGTCGCGGGGTTCGGACAGACGGGGGCGGCCGCCTACGCCGTGCTGGAGCCGACCGGAACCGAGATCACGGTGCTCGACCGCGAGGCCGGGGAAGAGGTAGACGTCGTCGGCGACGCGCGGGACCCCGACGTGCTGACCGAGGCCGGCATCGAGGGCGCCTCGGCGCTGCTGCTCGGCCTCGGCGACGACACCACCGCGGTCTTCGCGACGCTGATCGCGCGCGACCTGAACCCCGACGTCGAAATCGTCGTCCGGGCGAACGACGAGTCGAACGTCCGCAGGCTCTACCGGGCGGGCGCCGACTACGTTCAGTCGCTCGCGACCGTCAGCGGCCGGATGCTCGCCTCGACCGTCTTCGAGGACGAGGAGGTACTCGCCTACGACACGCGCATTCAGGTGGTCCGGGTGCCGGCGGACGGGCTATCGGGATGGACGATCGTCGAGGCGGACGTGCGAGCGAGGACCGGCGCGACCGTCCTCGGGGTCGTCACGGACGGCGAGACGATCACGGACTTCGACCCGGGGTCGCTGCGGATCGAGGCCGACGACGAACTCGTGCTGGCCGGCACCGACGAGAGCGTCGCCGAGTTCGATCGCATCTTCGGCGCGTGA
- a CDS encoding acyl-CoA dehydrogenase family protein, whose translation MEYDDGERARELAADVRAFVEEEAIPAEREVVGDGPVSGETVERLREEARERGIYAPQIEAEYGGLGLDLRDVLPAFEEAGRCYLAPLAMRIAAPDEGNMHTIELVGTDEQKDEWLRPLVAGEITSGFSMTEPTPGAGSDPKMIRTTAERDGDEWVIDGHKWWTTNGAEADLLLVMARTDPDVHPYRGCSIFLVPADADGVEVVRDVEHLGGNVTGSSHAEIRYDGVRVPEENLLGGLNQGFAVAQKRLGPARLTHCMRFTGMATRALDVAKAYASERDAFGDPLAEKQALRHEVADAETRLHAARTMVRDAADRLAAGEEARVPVSMCKVFTANATQEAVDLAVQICGGNGIGKDLPVADFYEDVRSFRIVDGADEVHRRVIARDAFDEVDEREVESLLRFRE comes from the coding sequence ATGGAGTACGACGACGGCGAGCGAGCACGGGAACTGGCGGCGGACGTTCGGGCGTTCGTCGAAGAGGAGGCGATTCCGGCTGAGCGGGAGGTCGTCGGCGACGGCCCCGTCTCGGGCGAGACGGTCGAGCGACTGCGCGAGGAGGCCCGCGAGCGCGGGATCTACGCCCCGCAGATCGAGGCGGAGTACGGCGGCCTCGGCCTCGACCTCCGGGACGTCCTCCCGGCGTTCGAGGAGGCCGGGCGGTGCTACCTCGCGCCGCTCGCGATGCGGATCGCCGCCCCCGACGAGGGGAACATGCACACGATCGAACTCGTCGGCACCGACGAGCAGAAAGACGAGTGGCTCCGTCCGCTCGTCGCCGGCGAGATCACCTCCGGCTTCTCGATGACCGAACCCACCCCCGGCGCGGGGTCGGACCCGAAGATGATCCGGACCACCGCCGAGCGCGACGGCGACGAGTGGGTGATCGACGGCCACAAGTGGTGGACGACCAACGGCGCGGAGGCGGACCTCCTGCTGGTGATGGCCCGCACCGACCCCGACGTCCACCCCTACCGCGGGTGTTCGATCTTCCTCGTCCCCGCGGACGCCGACGGCGTCGAGGTCGTCCGCGACGTCGAACACCTCGGGGGGAACGTGACGGGGTCGAGCCACGCCGAGATCCGCTACGACGGCGTTCGCGTCCCCGAGGAGAACCTGCTCGGCGGGCTGAACCAGGGGTTCGCCGTCGCCCAGAAGCGCCTCGGCCCCGCGCGGTTGACCCACTGCATGCGCTTTACCGGGATGGCGACGCGGGCGCTCGACGTCGCGAAGGCCTACGCGAGCGAGCGCGACGCCTTCGGCGATCCGCTGGCGGAGAAACAGGCGCTCAGACACGAGGTCGCCGACGCCGAGACGAGACTCCACGCCGCGCGGACGATGGTCCGCGACGCCGCCGACCGCCTCGCCGCGGGCGAGGAGGCGCGGGTCCCCGTCTCGATGTGCAAGGTGTTCACCGCGAACGCCACTCAGGAGGCGGTCGACCTCGCGGTCCAGATCTGCGGCGGTAACGGCATCGGGAAGGACCTGCCCGTCGCCGACTTCTACGAGGACGTCCGCTCGTTCCGCATCGTCGACGGCGCCGACGAGGTCCACCGGCGGGTGATCGCCCGCGACGCCTTCGACGAGGTCGACGAGCGCGAGGTCGAGAGCCTGCTGCGCTTCCGCGAGTAA
- a CDS encoding ATP-dependent helicase produces the protein MDGSEPPVSAEEVPFDPDAVEIEDADVFGLLEPAVREWWLGAFGEYVPENGGFFTPPQRDAIPKIHEGTNTLICAPTGSGKTLASFTGIINELFRREQESRDGLDNSVYCLYVSPLKSLANDIHRNLELPLDGITSIIEERGADVGEIRHAIRHGDTDSSTRQKMLDETPHILNTTPETLAILLNSPKFREKLRTVEYVIVDEIHSLAAGKRGTHLSVGLERLEALADGGITRIGCSATIEPLSRVAEFLVGREEPRGEPRPYEIVDARFAREFDLELECPADDLIHTSREVVQDRFYRTLHEHVQTHTNTLVFTNTRSGAERVLHELRERFDDYDEDNSACHHGSLSKDVRHRVEERLKAGDLDVVTSSTSLELGIDMPHVDLVVQVGSPKSVAALLQRVGRAGHRVGQTVTGRVIALDRDELLECAVMLKKAEEGFVDSVSIPENAQDVAAQHVYGMAIAEVRPEREVRAILRRAYPYRNYSEAEYESLVRYLTADYAGMEDRNVYAKVWRDENDPPDGEYHYDDFPVGEPLIGKRGRLARVIYMTNVGTIPDSFSCDVFTRSSDEWVGQLDENYLDTLEKGDVFVLGGDRFEYRYRRGSKVYVDRTSARPTVPSWYSERLPLSYDLGREILAFQRDLLDHYEAGGPPRVRAWLREFPLDDHSVRAISRLFDHQLRYAGPESVSTDGRLSIEVVRDREEYERHYYVHSGYGRKFNDGFSRLLAYRCAQEATANVRVAVADNGVVLSMPLNRKVDLEAILADLDPDDVRADLRRALSGTDLLQRYFRINATRSLMILKRYKGYEKSASEQQVSSEMLLGFAEDLDDFAVIEETYREILADKLNVAEIEDVVEAIDAGEIDVERTLLDSPTPRAFGLATLSASDVVLAEDESAALRAFHERVLEEIGEESLSGLAAED, from the coding sequence ATGGACGGGAGCGAGCCGCCGGTGTCGGCCGAGGAGGTGCCGTTCGACCCGGACGCCGTCGAGATCGAGGACGCCGACGTCTTCGGGCTACTCGAACCCGCAGTCCGCGAGTGGTGGCTCGGCGCGTTCGGCGAGTACGTCCCCGAAAACGGCGGCTTCTTCACGCCGCCACAGCGGGACGCGATCCCGAAGATCCACGAGGGGACGAACACGCTGATCTGTGCGCCGACCGGGTCGGGAAAGACGCTCGCGTCGTTTACCGGGATCATCAACGAACTGTTCCGCCGCGAGCAGGAGAGCCGAGACGGCCTCGACAACTCGGTCTACTGCCTCTACGTCTCGCCGCTGAAGTCACTCGCCAACGACATCCACCGGAACCTCGAACTGCCACTCGACGGCATCACCTCGATCATCGAGGAGCGCGGCGCCGACGTCGGCGAGATCCGCCACGCCATCCGCCACGGCGACACGGATTCGAGCACGCGCCAGAAGATGCTAGACGAGACGCCACACATCCTCAACACGACGCCGGAGACGCTCGCCATCCTGCTCAACTCGCCGAAGTTCCGCGAGAAGCTCCGGACGGTGGAGTACGTCATCGTCGACGAGATCCACTCGCTCGCGGCGGGCAAGCGTGGCACCCACCTGTCGGTGGGCCTCGAACGCCTCGAGGCGCTGGCCGACGGCGGGATCACGCGGATCGGCTGCTCGGCGACGATCGAGCCGCTGTCGCGGGTCGCCGAGTTCCTCGTCGGCCGCGAGGAGCCGAGGGGCGAGCCCCGCCCGTACGAGATCGTCGACGCTCGCTTCGCCCGCGAGTTCGACCTCGAACTGGAGTGTCCCGCGGACGACCTGATCCACACGTCCCGGGAGGTCGTCCAGGACCGCTTCTACCGAACCCTCCACGAACACGTCCAGACGCACACGAACACCCTCGTGTTCACGAACACCCGCTCGGGGGCCGAACGGGTGTTACACGAACTTCGCGAGCGGTTCGACGACTACGACGAGGACAACTCCGCCTGCCACCACGGCAGCCTCTCGAAGGACGTCCGCCACCGCGTCGAGGAGCGGTTGAAAGCCGGCGACCTCGACGTCGTGACGAGTTCGACCTCGCTCGAACTGGGCATCGACATGCCCCACGTCGACCTCGTCGTGCAGGTGGGCTCGCCCAAGAGCGTCGCCGCGTTGCTCCAGCGGGTCGGCCGGGCGGGCCACCGCGTCGGCCAGACGGTGACCGGCCGGGTGATCGCCCTCGACCGGGACGAACTGCTCGAGTGTGCGGTGATGCTGAAGAAGGCCGAGGAGGGGTTCGTCGACTCCGTCTCGATCCCCGAGAACGCCCAGGACGTCGCCGCCCAGCACGTCTACGGGATGGCCATCGCCGAGGTGCGCCCGGAGCGGGAGGTGCGGGCGATCCTCCGGCGAGCCTACCCCTACCGGAACTACTCCGAGGCGGAGTACGAGTCACTCGTGCGGTACCTCACCGCCGACTACGCCGGGATGGAGGACCGAAACGTCTACGCGAAGGTCTGGCGCGACGAGAACGACCCGCCCGACGGCGAGTACCACTACGACGACTTCCCCGTCGGCGAGCCCCTGATCGGCAAGCGGGGCCGGCTCGCCCGGGTGATCTACATGACCAACGTCGGGACCATCCCGGACTCGTTCTCCTGTGACGTCTTCACCCGGTCGAGCGACGAGTGGGTCGGCCAACTCGACGAGAACTACCTCGACACCCTGGAGAAAGGCGACGTCTTCGTCCTCGGGGGCGACCGCTTCGAGTACCGCTACCGGCGGGGATCGAAGGTGTACGTCGACCGCACGAGCGCCCGCCCGACCGTCCCGTCGTGGTACTCCGAGCGGTTGCCGCTGTCGTACGACCTCGGCCGCGAGATCCTCGCGTTCCAGCGCGACCTGCTCGACCACTACGAGGCGGGCGGTCCGCCCCGGGTGCGCGCGTGGCTGCGGGAGTTCCCGCTTGACGACCACAGCGTGCGGGCGATCAGCCGGCTGTTCGACCACCAGCTCAGGTACGCCGGCCCCGAGAGCGTGAGCACGGACGGGCGGCTGTCGATCGAGGTGGTCCGCGACCGCGAGGAGTACGAACGCCACTACTACGTCCACTCGGGCTACGGCCGGAAGTTCAACGACGGCTTCTCGCGGCTGCTCGCGTACCGCTGTGCCCAAGAGGCCACCGCCAACGTGCGCGTGGCGGTCGCCGACAACGGCGTCGTCCTCTCGATGCCGCTGAACCGCAAGGTCGACCTCGAAGCGATCCTCGCGGACCTCGACCCCGACGACGTACGCGCGGACCTCCGGCGAGCGCTGTCGGGGACCGACCTGCTACAGCGGTACTTCCGGATCAACGCCACCCGCTCGCTGATGATCTTAAAGCGGTACAAAGGCTACGAGAAGTCCGCGAGCGAACAGCAGGTTTCCAGCGAGATGCTACTGGGGTTCGCCGAGGACCTCGACGACTTCGCGGTGATCGAGGAGACCTACCGCGAGATACTGGCGGACAAACTCAACGTCGCCGAGATCGAGGACGTGGTCGAGGCGATCGACGCCGGCGAGATCGACGTCGAACGGACCCTCCTCGACTCGCCCACCCCGCGGGCGTTCGGGCTGGCGACGCTGTCGGCAAGCGACGTCGTCCTCGCCGAGGACGAGAGCGCGGCGCTGCGGGCGTTCCACGAGCGCGTCTTGGAGGAGATCGGCGAGGAGTCGCTGTCGGGGCTGGCCGCCGAGGACTGA
- a CDS encoding DUF7522 family protein, whose protein sequence is MDGRPLTPEAGDALRSAARTAVGDELRSITYFTDDAVEQLYLRSDLERSADLVGFAAQERAGFDAQNAYRNSQLGAYRATVRMFEYGYLTRVVHDRRGVWVTTDDMSMERFEELASALEPILAGIDGADDGS, encoded by the coding sequence ATGGACGGCAGGCCCCTCACGCCCGAGGCCGGGGACGCGCTGCGGAGCGCGGCCCGGACGGCCGTCGGCGACGAACTCCGGAGCATCACGTACTTCACCGACGACGCCGTCGAACAGCTGTACCTCCGGTCGGACCTCGAACGGTCGGCCGACCTCGTCGGCTTCGCGGCACAAGAGCGGGCGGGCTTCGACGCCCAGAACGCCTACCGGAACTCCCAACTGGGAGCGTACCGGGCGACGGTCCGGATGTTCGAGTACGGCTACCTGACGCGGGTCGTCCACGACCGCCGCGGCGTCTGGGTGACGACCGACGACATGTCGATGGAGCGCTTCGAGGAACTCGCGTCCGCGCTCGAACCGATCCTCGCCGGGATCGACGGGGCGGACGACGGGTCGTAG
- a CDS encoding universal stress protein — protein MYRRILVPVDGSACATAALEYAAAVAADVGATVHVVHVVDPTPEGDDRLAPDDLAAFDEAGASLLETSVERAERAGAAAVAEACRGEPGPAILEQASERDADLIVVGTHGRSGIRRFFLGSVAEHVLRGADVPVVTVREGTAEAASWPPERVVVATDGSEFARTALEEAVAVAAECDATVSLLSVVDATDPGFDIRPARTRERLETAARDRVDDAAARARDAGAPAVETVVRFGVVFEEIVAFADERDADLVAVGTRGRGGVGRTLLGSVAERIVRGAPVPVVTVSRARSGASAADGDAS, from the coding sequence ATGTACCGACGCATCCTCGTCCCGGTCGACGGCAGCGCGTGCGCGACGGCGGCCCTCGAGTACGCGGCCGCCGTCGCCGCCGACGTGGGAGCGACCGTCCACGTCGTCCACGTCGTCGACCCCACCCCCGAGGGCGACGACCGCCTCGCCCCCGACGACCTCGCCGCGTTCGACGAGGCCGGGGCGTCGCTGCTCGAGACGTCGGTCGAACGGGCCGAGCGGGCCGGCGCCGCGGCGGTCGCCGAGGCGTGCAGGGGGGAGCCGGGGCCGGCGATCCTCGAACAGGCGAGCGAGCGCGACGCCGACCTGATCGTCGTCGGGACCCACGGCCGGAGCGGGATTCGGCGGTTCTTCCTCGGCAGCGTCGCCGAACACGTGCTGCGCGGCGCCGACGTGCCGGTGGTGACCGTCCGGGAGGGGACCGCCGAGGCGGCGTCGTGGCCCCCCGAGCGCGTCGTCGTCGCGACCGACGGGAGCGAGTTCGCGCGGACCGCCCTCGAGGAGGCCGTCGCGGTCGCGGCCGAGTGCGACGCGACGGTGTCGCTCCTCTCGGTCGTCGACGCGACCGACCCGGGGTTCGATATCCGGCCGGCGCGGACGCGCGAACGGCTCGAAACCGCCGCGCGCGACCGCGTCGACGACGCCGCGGCGCGCGCCCGGGACGCGGGCGCGCCGGCGGTCGAGACGGTCGTCCGCTTCGGCGTCGTCTTCGAGGAGATCGTCGCGTTCGCCGACGAGCGCGACGCCGACCTCGTCGCCGTCGGGACCCGCGGCCGGGGCGGCGTCGGGCGGACCCTCCTCGGGAGCGTCGCCGAGCGGATCGTCCGTGGCGCGCCCGTCCCGGTGGTGACCGTCTCGCGGGCGCGCTCCGGCGCGTCCGCGGCCGACGGCGACGCGTCCTGA
- a CDS encoding phosphotransferase family protein produces MSEDYYDRLVDEEALAAYLEAHLGPADAYDVEHHQQGFSNETLFVTWGERDLVLRRPPPGETAETAHDVLREYEVTDTLVDTDVPVPEPLLACDDGDVIGSDFYVMERLEGDVLRWSEPDWLEDPARRERVGEAFVDGLAAIHGVDHEAVGLGEFGRPAGYTRRQVDRWGKQLAWAFERTADEREVPTLDEVGAWLDEHCPEEHPRALVHGDYKLDNVMFAPPGTDRTGAETERDRPELVGVFDWEMSTLGDPRADLGWTLAYWRDPGDPDPAVPELTPTFMEAEGYPTRRDLVDRWEAETGLAFEHERFYRTLAVYKLAALGEMFFRRHLEGNADNPMYPLMEERVPAMAERAERIVDGGEPL; encoded by the coding sequence ATGAGCGAGGACTACTACGACCGGCTCGTCGACGAGGAGGCGCTCGCGGCGTACCTCGAGGCCCACCTCGGACCGGCCGACGCCTACGACGTGGAACACCACCAGCAGGGCTTCTCGAACGAGACGCTGTTCGTCACCTGGGGCGAGCGCGACCTCGTCCTCCGGCGGCCGCCGCCGGGCGAGACCGCCGAGACCGCCCACGACGTCCTCCGGGAGTACGAGGTGACGGACACGCTCGTCGACACCGACGTCCCCGTGCCGGAGCCGCTTCTCGCCTGCGACGACGGCGACGTGATCGGCAGCGACTTCTACGTGATGGAACGGCTCGAGGGCGACGTCCTCCGGTGGTCCGAACCCGACTGGCTCGAAGACCCCGCCCGCCGCGAGCGCGTCGGCGAGGCGTTCGTCGACGGACTGGCGGCGATCCACGGGGTCGACCACGAGGCGGTCGGTCTCGGCGAGTTCGGCCGCCCGGCGGGCTACACCCGCCGGCAGGTCGACCGCTGGGGGAAGCAACTCGCGTGGGCGTTCGAGCGCACCGCCGACGAGCGCGAGGTGCCGACCCTCGACGAGGTCGGCGCGTGGCTCGACGAGCACTGCCCGGAGGAACACCCCCGCGCGCTCGTCCACGGCGACTACAAACTCGACAACGTGATGTTCGCGCCGCCGGGGACCGACCGGACCGGCGCCGAGACCGAACGCGACCGCCCGGAACTGGTCGGCGTCTTCGACTGGGAGATGAGCACCCTCGGCGACCCGCGGGCCGACCTCGGCTGGACGCTCGCCTACTGGCGCGACCCCGGCGACCCCGACCCCGCGGTGCCGGAGTTGACGCCGACGTTCATGGAGGCCGAGGGCTACCCCACCCGCCGCGACCTCGTCGACCGCTGGGAGGCCGAAACCGGCCTCGCGTTCGAACACGAGCGCTTCTACCGGACGCTCGCGGTCTACAAACTGGCGGCGCTCGGGGAGATGTTCTTCCGGCGCCACCTGGAGGGCAACGCGGACAACCCGATGTACCCGCTGATGGAAGAGCGCGTCCCCGCGATGGCCGAGCGGGCCGAGCGCATCGTCGACGGCGGGGAGCCGCTGTGA
- a CDS encoding Lrp/AsnC family transcriptional regulator, protein MADDAPDWEFSERDVAILTELAADPQLSSRELTDVLAAEYDIDVSHVTVSESIRRMREEGVFREAIVPNEAYYVFALFEFKFDPSGFADGWREAMEHVREDEHTLFFFLSDGEYQWKTVMMFRDAEASSRWIHEFYKEHGEVVANVRNSAVHNVLKFRTDPSVFEALLEDGD, encoded by the coding sequence ATGGCCGACGACGCGCCGGACTGGGAGTTCTCGGAGCGGGACGTCGCGATCCTGACCGAACTCGCGGCCGACCCGCAACTGTCCTCGCGGGAGTTGACCGACGTCCTCGCCGCGGAGTACGACATCGACGTCTCACACGTCACCGTCAGCGAGTCGATCCGCCGGATGCGCGAGGAGGGCGTCTTCCGGGAGGCGATCGTTCCGAACGAGGCCTACTACGTCTTCGCGCTGTTCGAGTTCAAGTTCGACCCCTCGGGGTTCGCCGACGGCTGGCGCGAGGCGATGGAGCACGTCCGCGAGGACGAGCACACGCTCTTTTTCTTCCTCTCGGACGGCGAGTACCAGTGGAAGACGGTGATGATGTTCCGCGACGCCGAGGCGTCCTCGCGGTGGATCCACGAGTTCTACAAGGAACACGGGGAGGTGGTCGCGAACGTCCGCAACTCGGCGGTCCACAACGTGCTCAAGTTCCGGACCGACCCGAGCGTCTTCGAGGCCCTGCTCGAAGACGGCGACTGA